Part of the Gordonia crocea genome is shown below.
CACATCGGCACGATTCTGGTCCGCGGCGCTGCCGTCACCAAGCGCTACCTCAAGTCGGAGGAGGGTTTCGTGTCCGCAGTGGACGCGAACGGCTGGCTCGACACCGGCGATTTGGGTTATGTCACCACCGATGGAGAGGTCGTAGTGACTGGTCGCAAGAAGGACGTCATCATCGTCTCCGGTCGCAACCTGTCCCCGACCGTCATCGAGCGTGCTGCCTGCAGTGTCGACGGTGTCCGCCCCGGCAATGCCGCCGCCATTTCCTACCGACGCCTCGACGGTCGCGAGGGGATTGCCGTAGTTGCCGAATCAGAGCTCGCCGACGACAAGGCGCAGGCCGATCGAATCCACGACGAGGTGGCCCGGGCTGTGTTCGACACGGTGGGCGTCTCGGTCACGGCGGTGACGCTGATCGGAAAGGGAGAACTACCCAAAACGCCGTCAGGCAAAATCCGGCGCCACTCCGCTGCCGAACTCGTTGATGCGAACTGAGGCCGACGTGACAACCTCGACGCAGACCGCCCTGTTCACCGACCTGGCCGAGGGGTTCACCCCGCATCCGGCGCCGGCCCAGCAGCGCTACGGGGAGGCGGGACTATTCGCCAATCGTGCGCTCTGGCAGATCATCGAGAAGGCCGCGACGTCCACACCCGCCGCTCCCGCCGTCACCGACGCGACCGGAACACTGACCTACGCCCAGTTCACCGACGCGGTGCGCGCGCGGGCCGCCGGCTTCGTCGCCGCCGGTCTGCGCCCGGGCCAGCGCGTGGTGCTGCAACAGAACAACTCTGTCCAATTCGCCATCACTCTGCTCGGCCTGTTGCGCGCCGGACTGGTGCCGGTCATGACCCTGCCGGCGCACCGCATCGCCGAGATCGCCCACCTCGCTGCCGGCGCCGACGCGGTCGCCTACCTCACCGAGGACGGCCGCCGCGGCTACGACTACCGCGAGCTCGCCACCGAACTCCAGCAGCGGGTCCCCGGCGTCGAGCACGTCTTCATCGACGGCGACCCGGGGGCGTTCGCGGCGCTGCCCGATGCCGACCCGGACACCGTCGAGCTACCCGGCCCCACCGATCCCGACCTGCCTGCGCTGCTGCTGGTCTCCGGCGGCACCACGGGCCTGCCGAAGCTGATCGCCCGCACCCACAACGACTACCTGCTCAACGCGCACCAGTCGGTCCGCGTCACCGGCCTCACCCGGGCCGACACCTACCTGGCCGCACTGCCGGCGGCGCACAACTTCCCGCTCTGCTGCCCCGGCGTGCTGGGCGTGTGGTCGGCCGGTGCGCACGCGGTGTTCACCGACAACCCGAGCCCGGACGCGGCCTTCGACCTGATCGAGAAGCACCGGGTCACGATCACCGCGCTCGTTCCGGCCCTGGCCCAGGTGTGGTGTGCGGCCACCGAGTGGGAGCCGGCAGACATCTCGTCGCTGCGGCTGCTGCAGGTGGGCGGATCCAAGTTGGCGCAGGCCGACGCCGAAGCGCTCGACGCCGCGCTCGGCCCGATCACCCAGCAGGTGTTCGGCATGGCCGAGGGCCTGATCTGCTACACCCGCCTCGACGACCCGCGCGACCTCGTGCAGCAGGTCCAGGGCAGTCCGATGTCGGAGTTCGACGAGGTGCGCATCGTCGACGAGAACGGTGACGACGTGCCCGACGGCACCGACGGCGAGCTCCTCGTCCGCGGCCCGTACACGATCCGCGGCTACTACCGGGCCGAGTCGACCACCGGGGGACAGGCCTCCCTCTCGTTCACCCCCGACGGCTTCTACCGCTCCGGCGACCGCGTCCGCCGCCTGCCCTCCGGGCATCTCGTGGTCACCGGCCGCATCAAGGACACCATCGTGCGCGCCGGCGAGAACGTCGCCGCCGACGACGTCGAGGAGAACCTCGTCGCCCACCCGTCGGTGCGGCAGGCCGCGGTGATCGGGGTCCCCGACGCCAGCCTCGGCGAGCGGATCTGCGCGCTGGTCGTGGCCTCGCACGAGCACGCCCCGGGCCAACCGCTGCCGTTGGCGGAGCTGCGCTCCTTCCTGGCCGATCGCGGCCTGGCGGCCTTCAAGCTCCCCGACGAGGTGCGCCTGGTGTCGTCGCTGCCGCTGACCGCCATCGGCAAGGTCGACAAAAAGGCGTTGCGTGCCCAACTCGACGCCGAACCGGCGTCGGCGAAGTCCTGATCCCACCCCCTTCCATCCCTGCTTAAGCGAGGTATTTCTCATGTCGGTTGCCAGTTCCGAAGCCGTGACGGCGCATGACGTCCGGGCTGAGGTCGCCGCGATGCTGGGCGTGGCGCCCGAATCGCTGGCGCAGGACAGCGACCTGGTGATGCACGGCCTGGACTCGCTGCGGATGATGCGGTTGGCCGGCCAGTGGCGCAAGCGCGGCCATGACGTCGACTTCGCACGGCTGGCCGAGCAGCCCCGGCTCGACGCGTGGGCGGATCTGCTCGGCGTCGCCGGGGCGGGGGAGTCGGAGCCGATCGACGACGTCGACGATCCGGCCGCCGCCGACACCGACTCCGAGGCTTTCCCGCTCGCGCCGATGCAGCACGCGTACTGGGTGGGGCGTTCGGACAGCCATGCGCTCGGCGGCGTCGCCGCCCACCTCTACATCGAGTTCGACGGCGAGGCCGTGGACAGCGACCGGTTCAGCCGGGCGGTCGAAGCGCTGGCGCAACGCCACCCGATGCTGCGGGCCCGTGTGCTGCCCGACGGCACGCAGGTGATCGGCGACGCGCACCCGCAGATCTGCGAGATCCGCGACCTGCGCCAGGCGACCGTCGAGGAGATCGACACCGCGTTGACCGCCTACCGCGACGGCAACACCCACCGGATGCTGCCGGTCGAGGACGGCGGAATGTTCCGGGCCGAACTGACCCTGCTGCCCGGCGGCCGCAGCCGGATGCACCTCGACGTCGACATGCTCGCCGCCGATGCGATGAGCTACCGCGTCCTCGTCGACGATCTTTCCCGCCTCTACCGCGGTGAGGAACTCGCCCCCATCACCAGCACCTATCGCGAGCTGAGTGCCACGCGCACCTCCCGCCCGGCCCGCGAGGCCGACATCGAGTGGTGGCGCGAGCGCATCGTCGATCTGCCCGGAGCGCCGGAACTCCCGGCAGCCGGGGCCGAGCAGAAAGGGACCGGCGAGGGCCACGGGGCCCGGACCGTGCGGCTGCACCACCGCATCGGCGCCGATGATTGGCAGCGCCTCGAGGCGCACGCGCGCAGCCGCGGGGTGACCCCGGCCGCCGCGGTCGCGGCAGCCTTCGCCGAGGCGATCGGCACCCACTCCGCGACGCCGCGCTTCCTGCTCACTGTGCCGATGTTCGACCGCGACAGCGCCGATCCGCGGGGCGAGCACCCCGACCTCGAGAACGTCGTCGGCGACTTCACGTCGTCGATCCTGATCCCTGTCGACCTGACCGAGACGGCCACGCTCGCGCAGCGGGCGGGGCAACTGCGCCAGGAGATGCACGAGGCCGCCGCACACGGCTCCTTCGGCGGGCTCGACGTGCTGCGCGAACTGAGCCGCCACCACGGCGAGCCGGTCGTGTCGCCGATCGTCTTCACCAGCGCGCTCGGACTCGGCGAACTCTTCTCCGCCTCCGTGGCGCAAGAATTCGGGGCGCCGTCGTGGATCGTCTCGCAGGGCCCGCAGGTGCTGCTGGACGCGCAGGTGACCGAAGTCAGTGAGCCGGGTGCCGGCCGCGGCCTGCTGCTCAACTGGGATGTCCGGGTGTCGGAACTGCCGCGCGGCGTGGCCGAGGCGATGTTCGCCTACTACGTGCGGGTCCTCGACCAGCTCGTCGCCGGTGAGTGGGATGCGCCGGCCCCCGATCCGGTCGACGCGGCGACCCGCGCCGAGCGCCTGGCCGTCGAACAACCGCTGCCGGCCACCGACGTCTTCGACGGCACCCTGCACGGGCACTACCTGGCCCGGGCCGGGGCCCGCGCCGACGCCCCGGCCGTCATCACCGACGACCGCACCTGGACCCACGCCGAACTCGCCGACGAGGCCTACCGCGTCGCCGGTGCCCTCGCCAAGGCCGGCGTGACGCGCGGGGACACCGTCATCGTCAACCTCCCCAAGAGCGGCGCCCAGGTCGTCGCCGCACTCGGCGTCCTCATCGCCGGTGGTGCGTACGTCCCGATCGCCCCGACCCAACCGGCCGCCCGCCGCGAGCGGATCATCAGCGTCGCCGAGCCGAAGGCCGTGCTGACCGACCGTCCCGGTGAGTGGTCCGGGACCGATGCCGCCGTCCTCGACCTCGCCGAGGCGGTCCGCCACGACCCGGCCGAGCAGGTCGCGGTCACCGGTGACGACCTCGCCTACGTGCTGTTCACCTCCGGCTCGACCGGGCTGCCCAAGGGTGTCGAGCTGCCGCACCGCGCGGCCGTCGCGACCCTCACCGACCTCGTCGACCGGCTCCGGTTGGGCGAGCAGGACCGCAGCCTCATGGTGTCCTCGTTGGAGTTCGACCTGTCGGTCTTCGACGTGTTCGCGCTGCTGTCGGTCGGCGGCGCGGTCGTGGTGCCCGGGGACGACGCCGCGACCAAGGTCGACGATTGGGTCCGGCTCCTGGGCGAGCACCGAGTCACCGTGCTCAACTGCGTGCCGTCGATCCTCGGCATGATCCTCGACCTGGGCCCGCTCGCGCCAAGCGTGCGCGAAGTCATCATGGGCGGCGACAAGGTCGACGTCTCGCTGCTGCGCCGCGTCGCCGAGCACTCCCCGCACTGTCGGGTGGCCGGGTTGGGCGGCACCACCGAGACCGCCATCCACTCCACCTACTGTGCCGCCGACGACTTGCCTGACGGCGCGACCTTCGTGCCCTACGGCGTCCCGCTCGCCGGGGTGCGCTGCCGCGTCGTCGACGAGCGCGGCCGGGATCGGCCCGACCGGGTTCCCGGCGAACTGTGGATCGGCGGTGCCGGTGTCGCGGCCGGCTACCGGGGCGATTCCGAGCGGACCGCCGACCGGTTCGTCGACTACGACGGCCAGCGCTGGTACCGCACCGGAGACATGCTGCGCTACCTGCCCGGCGGCTTCCTGGACTTCCTCGGCCGCGCCGACCACCTGGTCAAGGTGCGCGGCTACCGCATCGAACTCGGCGAGGTCGAGGCGGCGCTGCTGCGCCAGTCGACGGTGGCCGGGGCGGTGGCCTGGTCCGACGGACGCGACCTGCGCAGCGCCGTGGCGTTGCAGCCCACCGCCGATGCGGTGACCGGCGACGACCTGCGCGCGGCGCTCGCGGTGGACCTGCCCGAGCACATGATTCCCCGGTCGATCGTCGTCTTGGACGAACTGCCGCTGACCGGCAACGGGAAGTACGACCGCAAGAAGGTCGCCGAGCTGGCCGCCCCCGACGACGCGGCCGGAACCACCGCGCCGCGCACCCCGGTTGAAGAGGTCCTCGTCGACGTCCTCGCCGACGTGTTGGGCGCCGGATCGGCCGGTATCGCGGTCGGCGCCATCGGGGTCCACGACGACTTCCTCGCGTTGGGCGGCGACTCGGTCACCGCGACCCGGTTCGTGGCCCAGATCCGCGAGTGGTTGGGCGTGCCGGCGCTGTCGGTGGCCGATGTGTTCACCCGGCGCACCGTCGCCGACCTGGCGCAGCGCGTGGTCGAGTTGGGCGGCGCCGACGCCGAACTGGCCGCCGCCGACTACCTCGAGGTGATGGCGCTGTCCGACGACGAAGTGGCCGCCGAACTCGATGCTGACACCGAACCCGTTCTGGCCGAACGACTTTCGTCCATCACCATGGACCCGGACGTCCACACGCCGATCATCCACGAGTGGCTGACGCACCCGAAGTCCAAGTACTGGGAGATGCTCACCGCCACGCCGGAGCAGGTCGCGGCGATGATCCGCGACGCCGCCACCGGTGAGCCCTACGGCATGCGTCTGGGGTTGGTGGAGACCGTGCCGCAGTTCCTGTTCGAGCTGTACGACCCGACCGTCAGCGAGCTGGCCGACCCGACGACGGGCTATGTCCACGCCGACGGCGACATCGGTATGCACCTGCTGGTCGCGCCGACCGACGCACCGATCTCCGGGTTCACCGGCGAGGTGATGCTGTACATCATGCGCACCGCCTTCCTCGAGTTGGGCGCCCGGCGCGTCGTCGTCGAGCCCGATGTGCGCAACGGCCACGTCCAGCGGCTCAACGCCGCGGTCGGATTCACCGTTGCCGGCGATTACCCGGTGGGCAACAAGACCGCCCGGCTGAGCTACTGCACGCGCGAGGATTTCGTCCGACTCACCGACAACGGCGCCCGATTGGCCGATCTCGACGATGACGCGCCGGCCGACGAGACGATGGCCTGATCGCCCGATGACGACTCCGATGAATGCCGACGTCGAGCAGGTCCGCGAGGCCTGGGAGGACTACCGCCTGCGGCTGGCCCGCAAGATCCTGGCCGAACTGTGCCACGAACAGGTCCTCGCCCCGACCGTCACCGTCGACCACGGCGACGGGATCCGCGGCTACGCGGTGCGCTCCGACGACGGGAAGACCGAATACACCTTCGACGCCGAGATCCTGGCCCTCGACTCGTGGTGCCTCGACGAGGCGAGCCTGCGGCGCAGCGTCGACGGGGCCGGCTTTCCGATCGATCCGGTCGCCCTCGTCGTCGATTTCGCGTCGACGCTGGGCCTGCGGGTCGACGACGGTGACCGCATTGATCCCGGCGACGACCTTTCCTCCTACCTCGAGGAACTGATCAACACCCTGGCGCTCGGGGCCGCGCGGCCCGCGTCGTCGCGGGTACCGGCCGCCGAACTGGTGAACGGCGCCGCCGATCCGGTGACCGCCTTCCAGGCGATCGAGGCGGCGATGACCGAGGGGCACCCGTGTTTCATCGCCAACGCCGGTCGGATCGGGTTCAGCGTCGACGACTTGGCGCGCTATGCGCCCGAGTTCGGGTCGCGGATGCGACTGACCTGGCTCGCGGTCTGGGCCGACGATGTGGCCTTCTCGTCGATGGCCGATCTCGACTATGACTCGCTCATCGAGGGCGAACTCGGCGCCGACCAGCGCGCGCGCTTCGACCGGATCCTCGTCGAGCAGGGCCTCGACCCGGCCGACTACCGGTACCTGCCCGCCCACCCCTGGCAGTGGGCCAACCAGGCGGCGCGCCTCTACGCGTCGGAGATCGCCTCGCGCCGAATCGTCGAACTCGGTGAATCCGACGACGAGTACCAGCCGCAGCAGTCGATCCGCACCCTGTTCAACCGCACCGACCCGACGCGCAACTACACCAAGGTGTCGCTGTCGATCACCAACATGGGCTTCACCCGCGGCATGTCGGCGGACTACATGAGCACCACCCCGCTCATCAACGACTGGGTCCGCAGCCGCATCGGCGACGACGAGTACCTGCGCGAGATCGGTTTCGAGGTCCTCTACGAGGTCGCGGCGATCGGCTACCGGAACCCCTCGTTCAACACGGCCACCGAGCCCGGCTCGGAGTACCGCAAACTGCTCGCCGCCCTCTGGCGGGAGTCGCCGGTGCGCCTGATGCGCGACGGTGAGGAACTCGCCACCATGGCGTCGCTGCTGCATGTCGACCACGCCGGCGCGCCTCTCGTTGGCGCCCTCATCGAGCGCTCCGGCCTGGCGCCCCGCGAGTGGCTGCGCCGCTACCTCGACGCCTATCTCCACCCGATCACCTACCTGCTCTTCGCGCACGAGCTCAAGTTCTCCCCGCACGGCGAGAATCTGATCCTCGCGATGAAAGACGGTGTGCCGCAACGGGTCATCCTCAAGGACATCGGCGAGGAGGTGTTCATCCTCGGCGAGAGCGAGGACCTGCCGCCCGAATGCGCCCGGGCCCGGTCCACCGAGTCGGACGAGGCCCGCAACCTCGGCATCCTCTCCGACGTCTTCGACGACTTCTTCCGCCCGTTGGCCGCGCTGCTGCACGGCCACGGCCTTATCGCCGACGACGACTTCTGGTGGGAGGTGGCCGCGAGCGTGAACGCCCTGCAGGCGCAACACCCCGAGTTGGCCGACCGGTTCGCCCGGTGGAACCTGTTCGCGCCGGCCTTCGGCGCCATCCATCTCAACCAGCTGCAGCTGCGCAACCGGCGCCGGATGGCCGACCACGAGATCCCCTATTCGTCGATGGTCGCCGCCGGTCACGAGCTGGCCAACCCGATCGCGGGCCGCTTCGCCACCGCGACCCGAGACGAACTCCCCGCGACGACGGCAGGTGCCCGATGAACACGACCGACTACGAGCACGAGACGGTGCGCGACGAGTGGGGCATCCCGCACGTCTGGGCGTCGACGCCGACGGGAGTGCTGTTCGGCCAGGGCCGGACGTGTGCCCAGGACCGCGCCTGGCAGATCGAATACCTGCGGTTGCGCGCCGAAGGCCGGACCGCCGAGGCGTTCGGGCCGATCGCCGTCGAATGGGATCGCTTCGCCCGTCGTTCCGGCATGGACCGGTCGGCGCGCTCGGTCTACGAGCGGTCCTCGCAGCGGACGCGCACCCTGCTCGACGCCTATGTCGCCGGCGTGAACAGCGCACTGGATTCGGCCACCGCCCCCGAACTCGAGGAGCTCGACCACCGGCCCCAGCCGTGGCAGCCGTGGACGCCGATCAGCGTCTTCCTCATGCACCACATTCTGTTCGGCCGGTTCACCACCAAACTGTGGCGCATCCAGGCCGCCCGGGCCTTCGGTCGGGACGGCCTCACCTTCTTCGACATGGAGGGCGGCGACCTGTCCGCCGATCTGCCGGACCTGCCCGACGAGGACTTCCTCGCCGAACTCCTCGCCGACCTGGCCCCGGCGGGCCCATCGGATCCGGGACCGGCCGGCCCGGTGGGTGATGCACTGTCGGGCAGCAACGCGTGGGGCGTTACCGCCGCCCGCACCTCGACCGGTTCCGCGTTGATCGCCGGCGACCCGCACCGCTTCCTCGAACTCCCGGGCATCTACCTGCAGTACCAGTTGGGCTGCCCCGAGTTCGACGTCGTCGGCTTCGCTTTTGCCGGCGTCCCGGGCCTGCCGCACTTCGCCCATGCCGAGTCGGTGGCCTGGGCGATCACCAACG
Proteins encoded:
- a CDS encoding (2,3-dihydroxybenzoyl)adenylate synthase, with the protein product MRTEADVTTSTQTALFTDLAEGFTPHPAPAQQRYGEAGLFANRALWQIIEKAATSTPAAPAVTDATGTLTYAQFTDAVRARAAGFVAAGLRPGQRVVLQQNNSVQFAITLLGLLRAGLVPVMTLPAHRIAEIAHLAAGADAVAYLTEDGRRGYDYRELATELQQRVPGVEHVFIDGDPGAFAALPDADPDTVELPGPTDPDLPALLLVSGGTTGLPKLIARTHNDYLLNAHQSVRVTGLTRADTYLAALPAAHNFPLCCPGVLGVWSAGAHAVFTDNPSPDAAFDLIEKHRVTITALVPALAQVWCAATEWEPADISSLRLLQVGGSKLAQADAEALDAALGPITQQVFGMAEGLICYTRLDDPRDLVQQVQGSPMSEFDEVRIVDENGDDVPDGTDGELLVRGPYTIRGYYRAESTTGGQASLSFTPDGFYRSGDRVRRLPSGHLVVTGRIKDTIVRAGENVAADDVEENLVAHPSVRQAAVIGVPDASLGERICALVVASHEHAPGQPLPLAELRSFLADRGLAAFKLPDEVRLVSSLPLTAIGKVDKKALRAQLDAEPASAKS
- a CDS encoding non-ribosomal peptide synthetase, translated to MSVASSEAVTAHDVRAEVAAMLGVAPESLAQDSDLVMHGLDSLRMMRLAGQWRKRGHDVDFARLAEQPRLDAWADLLGVAGAGESEPIDDVDDPAAADTDSEAFPLAPMQHAYWVGRSDSHALGGVAAHLYIEFDGEAVDSDRFSRAVEALAQRHPMLRARVLPDGTQVIGDAHPQICEIRDLRQATVEEIDTALTAYRDGNTHRMLPVEDGGMFRAELTLLPGGRSRMHLDVDMLAADAMSYRVLVDDLSRLYRGEELAPITSTYRELSATRTSRPAREADIEWWRERIVDLPGAPELPAAGAEQKGTGEGHGARTVRLHHRIGADDWQRLEAHARSRGVTPAAAVAAAFAEAIGTHSATPRFLLTVPMFDRDSADPRGEHPDLENVVGDFTSSILIPVDLTETATLAQRAGQLRQEMHEAAAHGSFGGLDVLRELSRHHGEPVVSPIVFTSALGLGELFSASVAQEFGAPSWIVSQGPQVLLDAQVTEVSEPGAGRGLLLNWDVRVSELPRGVAEAMFAYYVRVLDQLVAGEWDAPAPDPVDAATRAERLAVEQPLPATDVFDGTLHGHYLARAGARADAPAVITDDRTWTHAELADEAYRVAGALAKAGVTRGDTVIVNLPKSGAQVVAALGVLIAGGAYVPIAPTQPAARRERIISVAEPKAVLTDRPGEWSGTDAAVLDLAEAVRHDPAEQVAVTGDDLAYVLFTSGSTGLPKGVELPHRAAVATLTDLVDRLRLGEQDRSLMVSSLEFDLSVFDVFALLSVGGAVVVPGDDAATKVDDWVRLLGEHRVTVLNCVPSILGMILDLGPLAPSVREVIMGGDKVDVSLLRRVAEHSPHCRVAGLGGTTETAIHSTYCAADDLPDGATFVPYGVPLAGVRCRVVDERGRDRPDRVPGELWIGGAGVAAGYRGDSERTADRFVDYDGQRWYRTGDMLRYLPGGFLDFLGRADHLVKVRGYRIELGEVEAALLRQSTVAGAVAWSDGRDLRSAVALQPTADAVTGDDLRAALAVDLPEHMIPRSIVVLDELPLTGNGKYDRKKVAELAAPDDAAGTTAPRTPVEEVLVDVLADVLGAGSAGIAVGAIGVHDDFLALGGDSVTATRFVAQIREWLGVPALSVADVFTRRTVADLAQRVVELGGADAELAAADYLEVMALSDDEVAAELDADTEPVLAERLSSITMDPDVHTPIIHEWLTHPKSKYWEMLTATPEQVAAMIRDAATGEPYGMRLGLVETVPQFLFELYDPTVSELADPTTGYVHADGDIGMHLLVAPTDAPISGFTGEVMLYIMRTAFLELGARRVVVEPDVRNGHVQRLNAAVGFTVAGDYPVGNKTARLSYCTREDFVRLTDNGARLADLDDDAPADETMA
- a CDS encoding IucA/IucC family protein, giving the protein MTTPMNADVEQVREAWEDYRLRLARKILAELCHEQVLAPTVTVDHGDGIRGYAVRSDDGKTEYTFDAEILALDSWCLDEASLRRSVDGAGFPIDPVALVVDFASTLGLRVDDGDRIDPGDDLSSYLEELINTLALGAARPASSRVPAAELVNGAADPVTAFQAIEAAMTEGHPCFIANAGRIGFSVDDLARYAPEFGSRMRLTWLAVWADDVAFSSMADLDYDSLIEGELGADQRARFDRILVEQGLDPADYRYLPAHPWQWANQAARLYASEIASRRIVELGESDDEYQPQQSIRTLFNRTDPTRNYTKVSLSITNMGFTRGMSADYMSTTPLINDWVRSRIGDDEYLREIGFEVLYEVAAIGYRNPSFNTATEPGSEYRKLLAALWRESPVRLMRDGEELATMASLLHVDHAGAPLVGALIERSGLAPREWLRRYLDAYLHPITYLLFAHELKFSPHGENLILAMKDGVPQRVILKDIGEEVFILGESEDLPPECARARSTESDEARNLGILSDVFDDFFRPLAALLHGHGLIADDDFWWEVAASVNALQAQHPELADRFARWNLFAPAFGAIHLNQLQLRNRRRMADHEIPYSSMVAAGHELANPIAGRFATATRDELPATTAGAR